One part of the Arachidicoccus terrestris genome encodes these proteins:
- a CDS encoding sialate O-acetylesterase, which yields MIKKIVGGLLLLLPCFVLKAQLKLPRLISNGMVLQSEMPLTIWGWADNGSTVKVAFKGHNYKTRATDTNHWEIKLPAQKPGGPYDMQIISGSQKIDLKDIRIGEVWVCSGQSNMEHDLTSVVEQYPKLLAEGNYPDIRQFKVPNYYNFKKTEVDYASGSWKAATHDNIGAFTAVGFFFAQKLHEKTGEAVGLINISLGGSPIEAWLPESILKKYPKEYNELQKFKNDSTVAAVEKNDQQKWATWNHLLNSNDQGLLFGWRSLPVSSPAVVNWPSMSVPGYWADQGLGLLNGVVWLKKSVTIDRAANTQNTARLVLGRMVDADSVFVNGQFIGSTGYQYPRRRYDFPENLLRLGENTITVRLVSQTAKGGFVSDKVYALVRGRDTVSLAGRWKYQVGAFMPTAPGQTFIRWMPGGLYNGMLAPAFSYSTKGFIWYQGESNIDNANTYGTKLKDLLGTVRKGWKNEALPFLVVQLPNFMKQSWNPNANSGWAILREQQRKILSIPNTAMAVTLELGEWNDIHPLNKKPVGERLFLLAEDMCYQGNRSLGLSGRGPKLIPFHHSPVAQRAIANGDTVYIDFGPRQILQVRKGDHRLKHFAIAGADGKYSWAQAGIKGAQVWVYSADVKAPKKVRYGWSDNPIRANLENENGLPASPFEIEVTK from the coding sequence ATGATTAAAAAAATAGTGGGTGGCTTATTATTACTATTACCTTGTTTCGTTTTAAAAGCACAATTAAAGCTACCCAGGCTTATCAGTAATGGAATGGTACTGCAAAGCGAAATGCCTTTGACTATTTGGGGCTGGGCAGATAATGGCAGCACCGTTAAAGTAGCATTTAAGGGACACAATTATAAAACAAGAGCGACTGATACCAACCACTGGGAAATCAAATTGCCGGCACAAAAACCCGGTGGCCCTTATGACATGCAGATCATAAGTGGTTCTCAGAAAATTGACCTGAAAGATATACGGATTGGTGAGGTATGGGTATGTAGCGGTCAGTCTAATATGGAACATGATCTTACCAGTGTTGTTGAGCAGTATCCTAAATTGCTGGCCGAGGGTAATTACCCGGATATCCGACAATTTAAAGTTCCTAACTATTATAATTTCAAAAAAACGGAAGTAGATTATGCCAGTGGAAGCTGGAAGGCAGCCACGCATGATAATATTGGCGCCTTCACGGCTGTCGGTTTTTTCTTTGCGCAGAAGTTGCATGAAAAAACGGGTGAAGCGGTTGGTCTCATAAATATCAGTCTTGGGGGTTCTCCCATCGAAGCCTGGTTGCCGGAATCTATTCTTAAAAAATATCCGAAGGAATATAACGAGTTACAAAAGTTCAAAAATGACAGCACTGTCGCAGCGGTTGAAAAAAATGATCAGCAAAAATGGGCCACCTGGAATCATTTATTGAACAGCAATGACCAAGGGCTGTTATTTGGATGGCGGAGCCTGCCGGTTAGTAGTCCCGCTGTTGTGAATTGGCCATCCATGTCTGTACCTGGCTACTGGGCAGATCAGGGTCTGGGCTTATTGAATGGTGTGGTCTGGCTGAAAAAGTCTGTCACGATTGATCGGGCCGCAAATACTCAAAATACGGCCAGACTTGTTCTTGGCAGAATGGTTGATGCAGATTCTGTTTTTGTGAATGGTCAGTTTATAGGAAGTACCGGCTATCAATATCCAAGAAGAAGATATGATTTTCCTGAGAATTTACTTCGGCTGGGAGAAAATACCATTACAGTCCGACTGGTTAGCCAAACAGCGAAGGGTGGTTTTGTGTCCGACAAGGTCTATGCGTTGGTAAGAGGGAGAGATACTGTTTCTCTGGCTGGAAGATGGAAGTATCAGGTTGGTGCCTTTATGCCGACCGCACCCGGTCAGACGTTTATTCGCTGGATGCCTGGTGGGTTATATAATGGGATGCTGGCACCAGCATTTAGCTATAGTACAAAAGGATTCATCTGGTATCAAGGGGAGTCTAATATTGATAATGCAAATACATATGGTACAAAGCTGAAAGATTTACTGGGAACGGTTAGAAAAGGTTGGAAAAATGAAGCCTTACCGTTTTTAGTCGTTCAACTGCCGAATTTTATGAAACAGAGCTGGAATCCTAATGCGAACAGTGGCTGGGCCATATTAAGAGAACAACAGCGTAAAATCCTTTCTATACCTAATACGGCTATGGCGGTTACCCTTGAACTGGGAGAGTGGAATGATATACACCCTTTGAATAAAAAGCCGGTTGGAGAGCGGTTGTTTTTATTGGCAGAAGATATGTGTTATCAGGGTAACAGGTCACTGGGTTTATCAGGACGTGGGCCTAAATTAATTCCATTCCACCACAGTCCTGTCGCTCAAAGAGCGATTGCGAATGGCGACACTGTTTATATTGATTTTGGGCCCCGTCAGATCTTACAGGTTAGAAAGGGAGATCATCGCCTGAAACATTTTGCTATCGCAGGGGCGGATGGGAAATACAGTTGGGCGCAGGCAGGGATAAAAGGCGCTCAGGTTTGGGTTTATAGTGCTGATGTAAAGGCTCCCAAGAAAGTTCGCTACGGCTGGAGTGATAATCCAATCAGGGCGAATTTAGAGAATGAGAACGGCCTTCCGGCCTCCCCATTTGAAATTGAGGTGACAAAGTAA
- a CDS encoding glycosyl hydrolase 115 family protein has translation MKHERVRTKTLKVCFLVLTVAGGFLTTLKAQKQMISFSMKSVQGDGAFVLADNSRVTPIMISADDWKGVAIASENLSQDFKRVTGIAAPLMHGIETPGNNEYAIIAGTIGHSTLIDGLIRRGVIKVSDVGGKWESTLMQVVEAPLPGIKKALVIAGSDKRGTIYGIYELSRQIGVSPWYYWADVPVVQHDRIYCLEGSQVLPSPKVKYRGIFLNDEAPALSGWVHEQFGGFNHKFYTKVFELLLRLKANYLWPAMWGNAFNDDDTLNPVLADQYGIVMGTSHHEPMLRAQQEWKRYGKGAWNYQENKRVLQDFWKKGIEHMGTHESIVTIGMRGDGDMPMTEGSNIALLENIVKDQRTILEEVTGKPAAKTPQLWALYKEVQDYYDKGMRVPDDVTLLLCDDNWGNLRRLPRLDDTYRSGGYGIYYHFDYVGGPRNYKWINTNTIERTWEQMHMAYAYGANQIWIVNVGDLKPMEFPISFFLDYARNPDQMGYSDLPAYTVQWSRQQFGDLFAEPIANIIHLYTKYNARVKPELLDSKTYSLKNYDEWNLVVRDYNALAAKSNALYDNLPEAYKAAYFELVDYQVAASANLYKLYRAQALNHLYASQHRSTTNKYADSVLYYYKVDSLLSHRYNKVNAGGKWNHFMDQTHIGYTYWQQPEHNSVPAVQQIHLDNKAILGIATPDTLFLEEGVEGATGYGRQGVISIFAKGAQPVKYMLKASANYLKISQNKGMVSPEMDDLKVTLSVDWKKINQIKGNIPTAFVQIKGADGTFKRICVILRPELINDLPHQAFIQSGDIVSIDALGFAGDSSKIGQGIRWVALPGFGKTNGAVTPMPVTFKELKLDGKNPNICYRFFTRDEGAAKLCFYLSPTLNIWNNDGLKFAYSIDDGQPEIVNINKGSESIPTWRKEVAASIKKISQAVQLSRRGLHTLKIWAISPGVVLQKMVLDFGMEKQSFLGAPVSYFNP, from the coding sequence GGACAAAAACATTAAAGGTTTGTTTTTTAGTGTTGACGGTAGCAGGGGGCTTCTTGACTACCCTGAAAGCACAAAAGCAGATGATTAGCTTTTCCATGAAGAGTGTTCAGGGAGACGGTGCGTTTGTGCTGGCGGATAACAGCCGGGTGACGCCAATAATGATTTCGGCGGATGATTGGAAAGGCGTGGCTATCGCAAGTGAAAATCTGAGTCAGGATTTTAAAAGAGTAACCGGAATTGCCGCACCGCTAATGCATGGTATCGAAACGCCCGGAAATAATGAATACGCTATAATTGCAGGAACTATTGGTCATAGCACACTTATTGACGGATTGATACGCCGAGGTGTTATCAAAGTAAGTGATGTGGGCGGGAAATGGGAAAGCACGCTAATGCAGGTGGTGGAAGCGCCACTGCCTGGTATTAAAAAAGCACTAGTCATTGCGGGCAGTGATAAAAGAGGGACTATCTATGGTATTTATGAGCTTTCCAGGCAAATAGGAGTTTCTCCCTGGTATTATTGGGCAGATGTTCCCGTAGTACAACACGATCGTATCTACTGTTTGGAGGGATCGCAGGTCTTACCTTCTCCAAAAGTTAAATACAGAGGCATTTTTTTAAATGATGAAGCGCCCGCTTTGTCGGGCTGGGTCCATGAGCAATTCGGTGGATTTAACCATAAGTTCTATACAAAAGTCTTTGAATTATTGCTTCGGTTGAAGGCTAATTATTTATGGCCAGCCATGTGGGGAAATGCTTTTAATGACGATGATACACTGAACCCGGTTTTGGCAGATCAATATGGGATAGTGATGGGAACCTCACATCATGAACCGATGCTGAGGGCTCAGCAGGAATGGAAACGGTATGGCAAAGGTGCCTGGAACTATCAAGAAAATAAGCGGGTTTTGCAGGACTTCTGGAAAAAGGGAATTGAGCATATGGGAACGCATGAAAGCATTGTGACCATTGGAATGCGTGGAGACGGGGACATGCCTATGACTGAAGGAAGCAATATTGCTCTATTGGAGAATATTGTTAAGGATCAGCGAACGATATTAGAGGAGGTAACGGGTAAGCCTGCTGCTAAAACGCCCCAGCTTTGGGCTCTTTATAAGGAGGTACAGGACTATTATGATAAAGGCATGCGCGTGCCTGATGATGTTACTCTGCTGCTCTGCGATGACAACTGGGGTAATTTAAGAAGACTTCCCAGGTTAGACGATACATACAGAAGCGGAGGTTATGGCATCTATTACCATTTTGATTATGTAGGTGGCCCAAGGAATTATAAGTGGATTAATACAAACACGATAGAAAGAACCTGGGAACAAATGCACATGGCATACGCCTATGGGGCTAACCAGATCTGGATTGTAAATGTGGGAGATTTAAAGCCGATGGAGTTTCCGATCTCATTTTTTCTGGATTACGCACGTAATCCTGACCAGATGGGATATAGTGATCTGCCTGCCTATACCGTTCAATGGTCGAGACAGCAATTTGGCGACTTATTTGCTGAGCCGATTGCCAATATTATCCATCTCTATACTAAATACAATGCCCGGGTTAAACCAGAACTCCTGGATAGCAAAACATATAGTCTTAAAAATTATGATGAGTGGAATCTGGTAGTGCGCGATTATAATGCCCTGGCAGCTAAAAGCAATGCCCTATATGATAATCTTCCTGAAGCCTATAAGGCCGCTTATTTTGAACTGGTAGATTATCAAGTAGCCGCCAGTGCCAATTTATATAAGTTATATCGCGCCCAGGCGCTAAATCACTTATATGCGAGCCAGCATAGATCCACCACCAATAAGTATGCAGACAGCGTTCTGTATTATTATAAAGTTGATAGTCTGTTGAGTCACAGGTATAATAAAGTCAATGCTGGTGGAAAATGGAATCATTTTATGGATCAGACCCATATTGGGTATACTTACTGGCAACAACCTGAACACAATAGTGTTCCGGCTGTTCAGCAGATTCACCTGGATAATAAGGCAATACTTGGTATAGCAACACCAGATACTTTGTTTTTGGAAGAAGGAGTTGAAGGCGCGACTGGCTATGGGCGGCAGGGCGTTATTTCTATATTTGCCAAAGGGGCTCAACCTGTGAAATATATGCTTAAGGCATCCGCCAATTACCTGAAAATAAGTCAGAATAAAGGGATGGTCAGCCCAGAGATGGATGACCTGAAGGTTACTTTGTCCGTGGACTGGAAGAAAATAAATCAAATAAAGGGCAATATACCAACTGCATTTGTACAGATAAAAGGTGCAGATGGTACGTTTAAACGTATTTGTGTAATCCTGCGGCCTGAATTAATCAATGATTTGCCTCATCAGGCATTCATTCAATCGGGTGATATCGTTAGTATCGATGCATTGGGTTTTGCAGGCGATTCTTCCAAAATTGGACAGGGAATCAGATGGGTCGCACTTCCGGGGTTTGGCAAGACGAATGGCGCAGTAACGCCAATGCCGGTTACTTTTAAGGAATTGAAATTAGATGGGAAAAATCCAAATATCTGCTACCGTTTTTTTACAAGAGATGAAGGTGCTGCAAAACTCTGCTTTTACCTGTCTCCTACTTTAAATATATGGAATAACGACGGGCTTAAATTTGCTTATTCAATAGATGACGGACAGCCTGAAATTGTGAATATCAATAAAGGTTCGGAATCAATACCCACATGGAGAAAAGAAGTTGCTGCCAGCATCAAGAAGATCAGCCAGGCGGTACAATTGAGCCGAAGGGGGTTGCATACTTTAAAAATTTGGGCTATCTCCCCCGGCGTCGTATTGCAAAAAATGGTGCTGGATTTTGGGATGGAAAAGCAGAGTTTTCTAGGAGCACCTGTTTCTTATTTTAACCCTTAA